In Pelecanus crispus isolate bPelCri1 chromosome 16, bPelCri1.pri, whole genome shotgun sequence, the following proteins share a genomic window:
- the THRAP3 gene encoding thyroid hormone receptor-associated protein 3 isoform X1 — MCSGKIQMVRYNWQVLAKMSKTNKSKSGSRSSRSRSGSRSRSRSFSKSRSRSRSVSRSRKRRLSSRSRSRSYSPSHNRERNHPRVYQNRDFRGHNRGYRRPYYFRGRNRGFYPWGQYNRGGYGNYRSNWQNYRQAYSPRRGRSRSRSPKRRSPSPRSRSHSRNSDKSSSDRSRRSSSSRSSSNHSRVESSKRKSGKEKKSSSKDARASQTAGDNQGDESKEQPFSGAVAQDVKASEGSKPWQDMTTYGTSSASRASVSELSPRERSPALKSPLQSVVVRRRSPRPSPLQKSSPPLSNPSPMSSALQSSSTSFQAGSHQSPFDHGSAGLSPTRKSPVCKSPTPISSIYSTSQKEETTAPGGGAFSKRYLEEQKTENGKDKEQKVTNVEKEKAKEKGNFSELGSTDGKAKSDSYASKADSEKGYRGSQSPKRYKFRDDFDKLKVPEFHKESHYGKEETDEQEKKDKAKGRKDSDFDDEPKFMSKVVATSSKSQEEDRTGKWEGVVFLPPGKEKQRKPDEMEEESYSERSKKEERPASKRAEPGHRGFVPEKNFRVTTYKSSQEKSSSPPPRKASEVKEKPGTKVEGLAPGKSSFSITREAQVNIRMDSFDEDLARPSGILAQERKLCRDLVHSNKKEQEFRSIFHHIQSAQSQRSPSELFAQHIVTIVHHVREHHFGSSGMTLNERFTKYLKKGMEQDAAKNKKSPEIHRRIDISPSTFRKHGFSQEETKSSRDPGFKAEGKYKDDPVDLRLDIERRKKHKERDLKRDKSRESVDSRDSSHSRERSTEKTEKSHKGSKKKKHRRVRERSRSSSSSSRSSHSVKAEEYPEETEEREESTTGFDKSRLGTKEFTGPNERGRARGTFQFRARGRGWGRGNFSGNNNSNSGGNNDFQKRNRDEEWDPEYTPKSKKYYLHDDREGEGADKWVNRGRGRGAFPRGRGRFMFRKSSTSPKWAHDKFSGEEGEIEDDESGTENREEKDTLQTTAE; from the exons ATGTGCAGTGGAAAAATCCAAATGGTAAG GTACAACTGGCAGGTGCTTGCAAAGATGTCTAAAACTAACAAATCAAAATCTGGATCCCGTTCTTCCCGTTCGAGGTCTGGATCAAGATCACGCTCACGCTCCTTCTCTAAATCTCGATCCCGTTCTCGTTCTGTCTCACGGTCAAGAAAACGCAGACTTAG ttCTAGGTCCCGTTCAAGATCATATTCTCCATCTCATAACAGAGAAAGGAACCATCCGAGAGTCTATCAGAACCGGGATTTCAGAGGTCATAATAGAGGATACAGGAGACCGTATTATTTTCGTGGCCGAAATCGAGGGTTTTATCCATGGGGCCAGTATAACCGAGGAGGATATGGGAATTACAGGTCAAACTGGCAAAATTATCGCCAAGCATATAGCCCTCGTAGAGGGAGGTCACGCTCTCGTTCACCCAAGAGAAGGTCTCCTTCACCAAGGTCTAGAAGTCATTCTAGAAATTCTGATAAGTCATCTTCTGATCGGTCAAGGAGGTCTTCCTCTTCCCGGTCTTCCTCAAATCATAGCCGAGTTGAGTCTTCCAAGCGTAAatctggaaaggagaaaaagtcaTCTTCCAAGGATGCCCGGGCATCTCAGACTGCAGGAGATAATCAAGGTGATGAGTCTAAGGAGCAGCCATTTTCAGGAGCAGTGGCTCAAGATGTCAAGGCATCCGAGGGATCAAAACCATGGCAAGATATGACCACCTATGGTACAAGTTCAGCGTCAAGAGCTTCTGTGTCTGAACTTAGCCCAAGGGAACGCAGTCCTGCATTAAAAAGCCCTCTCCAGTCAGTTGTGGTGAGGCGTCGTTCTCCTCGGCCAAGTCCATTGCAGAAGTCGAGCCCTCCGCTGTCCAACCCATCACCGATGAGCTCTGCtttacaaagcagcagcacctcctttcaggcaggcTCTCATCAGAGTCCGTTTGACCATGGCTCGGCAGGTTTGAGCCCAACGAGGAAGAGCCCTGTGTGCAAAAGCCCAACACCAATCAGTTCGATTTACAGTACATCTCAGAAGGAGGAAACCACAGCTCCTGGAGGAGGAGCCTTCTCAAAAAG GTATCTGGAAGAGCAGAAGACTGAGAATGGGaaagacaaagaacagaaagtaacaaatgttgaaaaagaaaaagctaaagaaaaagggaatttcTCTGAGTTGGGATCAACAGACGGAAAGGCAAAATCTGACTCCTATGCATCCAAAGCTGACTCTGAGAAGGGATACCGTGGCAGCCAGTCACCCAAGCGCTACAAGTTCCGGGATGACTTTGACAAGCTAAAGGTCCCAGAGTTCCACAAGGAAAGTCATTATGGCAAAGAGGAAACAGatgagcaggaaaagaaagacaaggCGAAGGGACGAAAAGATTCAGATTTTGATGATGAGCCCAAATTTATGTCTAAAGTCGTAGCAACTTCAAGTAAAAGTCAAGAAGAGGATAGGACTGGAAAATGGGAAGGCGTGGTGTTCTTGCCacctggaaaagagaagcaaaggaaacCTGATGAAATGGAGGAGGAAAGCTATTCTGAAAGatcaaaaaaagaagagagaccGGCATCCAAGAGAGCTGAACCAGGTCACAGGGGGTTTGTTCCTGAAAAGAATTTTAGAGTGACCACTTACAAatcaagccaggaaaaaagttCTTCCCCCCCACCAAGGAAGGCTTCTGAGGTAAAGGAGAAACCAGGCACCAAAGTAGAGGGGCTAGCTCCTGGCAAATCCTCCTTTTCCATTACTCGCGAGGCCCAGGTCAATATTCGAATGGATTCCTTTGATGAAGATCTTGCACG TCCAAGTGGCATATTGGCTCAGGAACGCAAGCTGTGTCGTGACCTTGTgcacagcaacaaaaaagagcaagaatttCGTTCGATTTTCCATCATATTCAGTCTGCTCAGTCTCAGCGAAGTCCTTCTGAACTGTTTGCTCAACATATAGTGACTATAGTCCATCATGTAAGAG AGCATCACTTTGGGTCTTCAGGAATGACACTGAATGAACGCTTTACCAAATATCTAAAGAAAGGAATGGAACAAGATGCagctaaaaacaaaaagagccCTGAAATCCACAG GAGGATAGATATATCTCCCAGTACTTTTAGAAAACATGGATTCTCTCAAGAGGAAACGAAAAGTTCCAGAGATCCTGGCTTCAAG GCTGAAGGGAAATATAAGGATGACCCTGTTGACCTGCGCCTTGATATTGAACGCCGTAAAAAACATAAGGAAAGAGACCTTAAACGCGATAAATCCAGAGAATCGGTGGACTCGAGAGATTCAAGTCACTCAAGGGAAAGATCAACTGAGAAAACGGAGAAAAGTCACAAAGGCTCAAAGAAAAA GAAACACCGAAGGGTACGTGAGAGATCCAGATCCAGTTCATCATCTTCACGGTCCTCTCATTCAGTGAAAGCGGAGGAATATCCTGAGGAGactgaggagagggaggaaagcacCACAGGCTTTGACAAGTCCCGACTGGGGACTAAAGAATTCACTGGTCCAAATGAGAGAGGAAGAGCTAGAGGGACCTTT CAGTTCAGAGCAAGAGGGAGAGGATGGGGCAGAGGCAACTTTTCAGGCAACAATAACAGCAACAGCGGTGGCAACAACGACTTCCAGAAGCGAAACAGAGATGAGGAGTGGGATCCAGAGTACACACCTAAGAGCAAGAAATACTACTTG CACGATGACCGGGAGGGCGAAGGTGCGGACAAGTGGGTGAACAGAGGCCGTGGTCGGGGTGCTTTCCCCCGAGGAAGAGGTCGCTTCATGTTCCGAAAGTCAAGCACCAGCCCCAAGTGGGCTCATGACAAATTCAgtggagaagaaggagaaatcGAAGATGACGAAAGCGGAACAgaaaacagggaggaaaaggacACCTTACAGACGACGGCTGAGTAG
- the THRAP3 gene encoding thyroid hormone receptor-associated protein 3 isoform X2 → MCSGKIQMVRYNWQVLAKMSKTNKSKSGSRSSRSRSGSRSRSRSFSKSRSRSRSVSRSRKRRLSSRSRSRSYSPSHNRERNHPRVYQNRDFRGHNRGYRRPYYFRGRNRGFYPWGQYNRGGYGNYRSNWQNYRQAYSPRRGRSRSRSPKRRSPSPRSRSHSRNSDKSSSDRSRRSSSSRSSSNHSRVESSKRKSGKEKKSSSKDARASQTAGDNQGDESKEQPFSGAVAQDVKASEGSKPWQDMTTYGTSSASRASVSELSPRERSPALKSPLQSVVVRRRSPRPSPLQKSSPPLSNPSPMSSALQSSSTSFQAGSHQSPFDHGSAGLSPTRKSPVCKSPTPISSIYSTSQKEETTAPGGGAFSKRYLEEQKTENGKDKEQKVTNVEKEKAKEKGNFSELGSTDGKAKSDSYASKADSEKGYRGSQSPKRYKFRDDFDKLKVPEFHKESHYGKEETDEQEKKDKAKGRKDSDFDDEPKFMSKVVATSSKSQEEDRTGKWEGVVFLPPGKEKQRKPDEMEEESYSERSKKEERPASKRAEPGHRGFVPEKNFRVTTYKSSQEKSSSPPPRKASEVKEKPGTKVEGLAPGKSSFSITREAQVNIRMDSFDEDLARPSGILAQERKLCRDLVHSNKKEQEFRSIFHHIQSAQSQRSPSELFAQHIVTIVHHVREHHFGSSGMTLNERFTKYLKKGMEQDAAKNKKSPEIHRRIDISPSTFRKHGFSQEETKSSRDPGFKAEGKYKDDPVDLRLDIERRKKHKERDLKRDKSRESVDSRDSSHSRERSTEKTEKSHKGSKKKKHRRVRERSRSSSSSSRSSHSVKAEEYPEETEEREESTTGFDKSRLGTKEFTGPNERGRARGTFFRARGRGWGRGNFSGNNNSNSGGNNDFQKRNRDEEWDPEYTPKSKKYYLHDDREGEGADKWVNRGRGRGAFPRGRGRFMFRKSSTSPKWAHDKFSGEEGEIEDDESGTENREEKDTLQTTAE, encoded by the exons ATGTGCAGTGGAAAAATCCAAATGGTAAG GTACAACTGGCAGGTGCTTGCAAAGATGTCTAAAACTAACAAATCAAAATCTGGATCCCGTTCTTCCCGTTCGAGGTCTGGATCAAGATCACGCTCACGCTCCTTCTCTAAATCTCGATCCCGTTCTCGTTCTGTCTCACGGTCAAGAAAACGCAGACTTAG ttCTAGGTCCCGTTCAAGATCATATTCTCCATCTCATAACAGAGAAAGGAACCATCCGAGAGTCTATCAGAACCGGGATTTCAGAGGTCATAATAGAGGATACAGGAGACCGTATTATTTTCGTGGCCGAAATCGAGGGTTTTATCCATGGGGCCAGTATAACCGAGGAGGATATGGGAATTACAGGTCAAACTGGCAAAATTATCGCCAAGCATATAGCCCTCGTAGAGGGAGGTCACGCTCTCGTTCACCCAAGAGAAGGTCTCCTTCACCAAGGTCTAGAAGTCATTCTAGAAATTCTGATAAGTCATCTTCTGATCGGTCAAGGAGGTCTTCCTCTTCCCGGTCTTCCTCAAATCATAGCCGAGTTGAGTCTTCCAAGCGTAAatctggaaaggagaaaaagtcaTCTTCCAAGGATGCCCGGGCATCTCAGACTGCAGGAGATAATCAAGGTGATGAGTCTAAGGAGCAGCCATTTTCAGGAGCAGTGGCTCAAGATGTCAAGGCATCCGAGGGATCAAAACCATGGCAAGATATGACCACCTATGGTACAAGTTCAGCGTCAAGAGCTTCTGTGTCTGAACTTAGCCCAAGGGAACGCAGTCCTGCATTAAAAAGCCCTCTCCAGTCAGTTGTGGTGAGGCGTCGTTCTCCTCGGCCAAGTCCATTGCAGAAGTCGAGCCCTCCGCTGTCCAACCCATCACCGATGAGCTCTGCtttacaaagcagcagcacctcctttcaggcaggcTCTCATCAGAGTCCGTTTGACCATGGCTCGGCAGGTTTGAGCCCAACGAGGAAGAGCCCTGTGTGCAAAAGCCCAACACCAATCAGTTCGATTTACAGTACATCTCAGAAGGAGGAAACCACAGCTCCTGGAGGAGGAGCCTTCTCAAAAAG GTATCTGGAAGAGCAGAAGACTGAGAATGGGaaagacaaagaacagaaagtaacaaatgttgaaaaagaaaaagctaaagaaaaagggaatttcTCTGAGTTGGGATCAACAGACGGAAAGGCAAAATCTGACTCCTATGCATCCAAAGCTGACTCTGAGAAGGGATACCGTGGCAGCCAGTCACCCAAGCGCTACAAGTTCCGGGATGACTTTGACAAGCTAAAGGTCCCAGAGTTCCACAAGGAAAGTCATTATGGCAAAGAGGAAACAGatgagcaggaaaagaaagacaaggCGAAGGGACGAAAAGATTCAGATTTTGATGATGAGCCCAAATTTATGTCTAAAGTCGTAGCAACTTCAAGTAAAAGTCAAGAAGAGGATAGGACTGGAAAATGGGAAGGCGTGGTGTTCTTGCCacctggaaaagagaagcaaaggaaacCTGATGAAATGGAGGAGGAAAGCTATTCTGAAAGatcaaaaaaagaagagagaccGGCATCCAAGAGAGCTGAACCAGGTCACAGGGGGTTTGTTCCTGAAAAGAATTTTAGAGTGACCACTTACAAatcaagccaggaaaaaagttCTTCCCCCCCACCAAGGAAGGCTTCTGAGGTAAAGGAGAAACCAGGCACCAAAGTAGAGGGGCTAGCTCCTGGCAAATCCTCCTTTTCCATTACTCGCGAGGCCCAGGTCAATATTCGAATGGATTCCTTTGATGAAGATCTTGCACG TCCAAGTGGCATATTGGCTCAGGAACGCAAGCTGTGTCGTGACCTTGTgcacagcaacaaaaaagagcaagaatttCGTTCGATTTTCCATCATATTCAGTCTGCTCAGTCTCAGCGAAGTCCTTCTGAACTGTTTGCTCAACATATAGTGACTATAGTCCATCATGTAAGAG AGCATCACTTTGGGTCTTCAGGAATGACACTGAATGAACGCTTTACCAAATATCTAAAGAAAGGAATGGAACAAGATGCagctaaaaacaaaaagagccCTGAAATCCACAG GAGGATAGATATATCTCCCAGTACTTTTAGAAAACATGGATTCTCTCAAGAGGAAACGAAAAGTTCCAGAGATCCTGGCTTCAAG GCTGAAGGGAAATATAAGGATGACCCTGTTGACCTGCGCCTTGATATTGAACGCCGTAAAAAACATAAGGAAAGAGACCTTAAACGCGATAAATCCAGAGAATCGGTGGACTCGAGAGATTCAAGTCACTCAAGGGAAAGATCAACTGAGAAAACGGAGAAAAGTCACAAAGGCTCAAAGAAAAA GAAACACCGAAGGGTACGTGAGAGATCCAGATCCAGTTCATCATCTTCACGGTCCTCTCATTCAGTGAAAGCGGAGGAATATCCTGAGGAGactgaggagagggaggaaagcacCACAGGCTTTGACAAGTCCCGACTGGGGACTAAAGAATTCACTGGTCCAAATGAGAGAGGAAGAGCTAGAGGGACCTTT TTCAGAGCAAGAGGGAGAGGATGGGGCAGAGGCAACTTTTCAGGCAACAATAACAGCAACAGCGGTGGCAACAACGACTTCCAGAAGCGAAACAGAGATGAGGAGTGGGATCCAGAGTACACACCTAAGAGCAAGAAATACTACTTG CACGATGACCGGGAGGGCGAAGGTGCGGACAAGTGGGTGAACAGAGGCCGTGGTCGGGGTGCTTTCCCCCGAGGAAGAGGTCGCTTCATGTTCCGAAAGTCAAGCACCAGCCCCAAGTGGGCTCATGACAAATTCAgtggagaagaaggagaaatcGAAGATGACGAAAGCGGAACAgaaaacagggaggaaaaggacACCTTACAGACGACGGCTGAGTAG
- the THRAP3 gene encoding thyroid hormone receptor-associated protein 3 isoform X3, producing the protein MSKTNKSKSGSRSSRSRSGSRSRSRSFSKSRSRSRSVSRSRKRRLSSRSRSRSYSPSHNRERNHPRVYQNRDFRGHNRGYRRPYYFRGRNRGFYPWGQYNRGGYGNYRSNWQNYRQAYSPRRGRSRSRSPKRRSPSPRSRSHSRNSDKSSSDRSRRSSSSRSSSNHSRVESSKRKSGKEKKSSSKDARASQTAGDNQGDESKEQPFSGAVAQDVKASEGSKPWQDMTTYGTSSASRASVSELSPRERSPALKSPLQSVVVRRRSPRPSPLQKSSPPLSNPSPMSSALQSSSTSFQAGSHQSPFDHGSAGLSPTRKSPVCKSPTPISSIYSTSQKEETTAPGGGAFSKRYLEEQKTENGKDKEQKVTNVEKEKAKEKGNFSELGSTDGKAKSDSYASKADSEKGYRGSQSPKRYKFRDDFDKLKVPEFHKESHYGKEETDEQEKKDKAKGRKDSDFDDEPKFMSKVVATSSKSQEEDRTGKWEGVVFLPPGKEKQRKPDEMEEESYSERSKKEERPASKRAEPGHRGFVPEKNFRVTTYKSSQEKSSSPPPRKASEVKEKPGTKVEGLAPGKSSFSITREAQVNIRMDSFDEDLARPSGILAQERKLCRDLVHSNKKEQEFRSIFHHIQSAQSQRSPSELFAQHIVTIVHHVREHHFGSSGMTLNERFTKYLKKGMEQDAAKNKKSPEIHRRIDISPSTFRKHGFSQEETKSSRDPGFKAEGKYKDDPVDLRLDIERRKKHKERDLKRDKSRESVDSRDSSHSRERSTEKTEKSHKGSKKKKHRRVRERSRSSSSSSRSSHSVKAEEYPEETEEREESTTGFDKSRLGTKEFTGPNERGRARGTFQFRARGRGWGRGNFSGNNNSNSGGNNDFQKRNRDEEWDPEYTPKSKKYYLHDDREGEGADKWVNRGRGRGAFPRGRGRFMFRKSSTSPKWAHDKFSGEEGEIEDDESGTENREEKDTLQTTAE; encoded by the exons ATGTCTAAAACTAACAAATCAAAATCTGGATCCCGTTCTTCCCGTTCGAGGTCTGGATCAAGATCACGCTCACGCTCCTTCTCTAAATCTCGATCCCGTTCTCGTTCTGTCTCACGGTCAAGAAAACGCAGACTTAG ttCTAGGTCCCGTTCAAGATCATATTCTCCATCTCATAACAGAGAAAGGAACCATCCGAGAGTCTATCAGAACCGGGATTTCAGAGGTCATAATAGAGGATACAGGAGACCGTATTATTTTCGTGGCCGAAATCGAGGGTTTTATCCATGGGGCCAGTATAACCGAGGAGGATATGGGAATTACAGGTCAAACTGGCAAAATTATCGCCAAGCATATAGCCCTCGTAGAGGGAGGTCACGCTCTCGTTCACCCAAGAGAAGGTCTCCTTCACCAAGGTCTAGAAGTCATTCTAGAAATTCTGATAAGTCATCTTCTGATCGGTCAAGGAGGTCTTCCTCTTCCCGGTCTTCCTCAAATCATAGCCGAGTTGAGTCTTCCAAGCGTAAatctggaaaggagaaaaagtcaTCTTCCAAGGATGCCCGGGCATCTCAGACTGCAGGAGATAATCAAGGTGATGAGTCTAAGGAGCAGCCATTTTCAGGAGCAGTGGCTCAAGATGTCAAGGCATCCGAGGGATCAAAACCATGGCAAGATATGACCACCTATGGTACAAGTTCAGCGTCAAGAGCTTCTGTGTCTGAACTTAGCCCAAGGGAACGCAGTCCTGCATTAAAAAGCCCTCTCCAGTCAGTTGTGGTGAGGCGTCGTTCTCCTCGGCCAAGTCCATTGCAGAAGTCGAGCCCTCCGCTGTCCAACCCATCACCGATGAGCTCTGCtttacaaagcagcagcacctcctttcaggcaggcTCTCATCAGAGTCCGTTTGACCATGGCTCGGCAGGTTTGAGCCCAACGAGGAAGAGCCCTGTGTGCAAAAGCCCAACACCAATCAGTTCGATTTACAGTACATCTCAGAAGGAGGAAACCACAGCTCCTGGAGGAGGAGCCTTCTCAAAAAG GTATCTGGAAGAGCAGAAGACTGAGAATGGGaaagacaaagaacagaaagtaacaaatgttgaaaaagaaaaagctaaagaaaaagggaatttcTCTGAGTTGGGATCAACAGACGGAAAGGCAAAATCTGACTCCTATGCATCCAAAGCTGACTCTGAGAAGGGATACCGTGGCAGCCAGTCACCCAAGCGCTACAAGTTCCGGGATGACTTTGACAAGCTAAAGGTCCCAGAGTTCCACAAGGAAAGTCATTATGGCAAAGAGGAAACAGatgagcaggaaaagaaagacaaggCGAAGGGACGAAAAGATTCAGATTTTGATGATGAGCCCAAATTTATGTCTAAAGTCGTAGCAACTTCAAGTAAAAGTCAAGAAGAGGATAGGACTGGAAAATGGGAAGGCGTGGTGTTCTTGCCacctggaaaagagaagcaaaggaaacCTGATGAAATGGAGGAGGAAAGCTATTCTGAAAGatcaaaaaaagaagagagaccGGCATCCAAGAGAGCTGAACCAGGTCACAGGGGGTTTGTTCCTGAAAAGAATTTTAGAGTGACCACTTACAAatcaagccaggaaaaaagttCTTCCCCCCCACCAAGGAAGGCTTCTGAGGTAAAGGAGAAACCAGGCACCAAAGTAGAGGGGCTAGCTCCTGGCAAATCCTCCTTTTCCATTACTCGCGAGGCCCAGGTCAATATTCGAATGGATTCCTTTGATGAAGATCTTGCACG TCCAAGTGGCATATTGGCTCAGGAACGCAAGCTGTGTCGTGACCTTGTgcacagcaacaaaaaagagcaagaatttCGTTCGATTTTCCATCATATTCAGTCTGCTCAGTCTCAGCGAAGTCCTTCTGAACTGTTTGCTCAACATATAGTGACTATAGTCCATCATGTAAGAG AGCATCACTTTGGGTCTTCAGGAATGACACTGAATGAACGCTTTACCAAATATCTAAAGAAAGGAATGGAACAAGATGCagctaaaaacaaaaagagccCTGAAATCCACAG GAGGATAGATATATCTCCCAGTACTTTTAGAAAACATGGATTCTCTCAAGAGGAAACGAAAAGTTCCAGAGATCCTGGCTTCAAG GCTGAAGGGAAATATAAGGATGACCCTGTTGACCTGCGCCTTGATATTGAACGCCGTAAAAAACATAAGGAAAGAGACCTTAAACGCGATAAATCCAGAGAATCGGTGGACTCGAGAGATTCAAGTCACTCAAGGGAAAGATCAACTGAGAAAACGGAGAAAAGTCACAAAGGCTCAAAGAAAAA GAAACACCGAAGGGTACGTGAGAGATCCAGATCCAGTTCATCATCTTCACGGTCCTCTCATTCAGTGAAAGCGGAGGAATATCCTGAGGAGactgaggagagggaggaaagcacCACAGGCTTTGACAAGTCCCGACTGGGGACTAAAGAATTCACTGGTCCAAATGAGAGAGGAAGAGCTAGAGGGACCTTT CAGTTCAGAGCAAGAGGGAGAGGATGGGGCAGAGGCAACTTTTCAGGCAACAATAACAGCAACAGCGGTGGCAACAACGACTTCCAGAAGCGAAACAGAGATGAGGAGTGGGATCCAGAGTACACACCTAAGAGCAAGAAATACTACTTG CACGATGACCGGGAGGGCGAAGGTGCGGACAAGTGGGTGAACAGAGGCCGTGGTCGGGGTGCTTTCCCCCGAGGAAGAGGTCGCTTCATGTTCCGAAAGTCAAGCACCAGCCCCAAGTGGGCTCATGACAAATTCAgtggagaagaaggagaaatcGAAGATGACGAAAGCGGAACAgaaaacagggaggaaaaggacACCTTACAGACGACGGCTGAGTAG
- the EVA1B gene encoding protein eva-1 homolog B isoform X2 yields the protein MLNRPFSLFPLSSQSAPPCPADAEHVLSPETLSVTGCRMESRRQDMELLSNSMAAYAHIRANPESFGLYFVLGVCFGLVLTLCLLVLRLSCRPQVRPPPHPRDLSEDEEEEDEDEDEEEEDTVDRAASESLLPVTEIPLETHGPGDGALAVNVFASAEELERAQRLEERERIIREIWRNGQPDILGTGTLGRVHYY from the exons CCCCCCTGTCCTGCAGATGCTGAGCACGTGCTGTCCCCAGAGACGCTGAGCGTGACCGGGTGCAGGATGGAGAGCCGCAGgcaggacatggagctgctgagCAACAGCATGGCTGCGTACGCACACATCCGAG CCAACCCCGAGAGCTTCGGGCTCTACTTTGTGCTGGGCGTCTGCTTCGGGTTGGTGCTGACCCTGTGCCTGCTGGTGCTGCGCCTCTCCTGCCGGCCCCAGGTgcgccccccaccccacccgcgGGACCTCAgcgaggatgaggaggaggaggacgaggatGAGGacgaggaagaggaggacacTGTTGACCGTGCAGCATCTGAGTCGCTGCTGCCAGTGACCGAGATCCCGCTGGAGACCCATGGCCCCGGGGACGGAGCGCTGGCCGTCAACGTCTTCGCCTCAGCGGAGGAGCTGGAGCGGGCGCAGCGGCTGGAGGAGCGCGAGCGCATCATCCGTGAGATCTGGCGCAACGGGCAGCCCGACATCCTGGGCACCGGCACCCTGGGCCGTGTCCACTACTACTGA
- the EVA1B gene encoding protein eva-1 homolog B isoform X1, whose translation MLNRPFSLFPLSSQSAQHLAQPPCPADAEHVLSPETLSVTGCRMESRRQDMELLSNSMAAYAHIRANPESFGLYFVLGVCFGLVLTLCLLVLRLSCRPQVRPPPHPRDLSEDEEEEDEDEDEEEEDTVDRAASESLLPVTEIPLETHGPGDGALAVNVFASAEELERAQRLEERERIIREIWRNGQPDILGTGTLGRVHYY comes from the exons cagcacctcGCTCAGCCCCCCTGTCCTGCAGATGCTGAGCACGTGCTGTCCCCAGAGACGCTGAGCGTGACCGGGTGCAGGATGGAGAGCCGCAGgcaggacatggagctgctgagCAACAGCATGGCTGCGTACGCACACATCCGAG CCAACCCCGAGAGCTTCGGGCTCTACTTTGTGCTGGGCGTCTGCTTCGGGTTGGTGCTGACCCTGTGCCTGCTGGTGCTGCGCCTCTCCTGCCGGCCCCAGGTgcgccccccaccccacccgcgGGACCTCAgcgaggatgaggaggaggaggacgaggatGAGGacgaggaagaggaggacacTGTTGACCGTGCAGCATCTGAGTCGCTGCTGCCAGTGACCGAGATCCCGCTGGAGACCCATGGCCCCGGGGACGGAGCGCTGGCCGTCAACGTCTTCGCCTCAGCGGAGGAGCTGGAGCGGGCGCAGCGGCTGGAGGAGCGCGAGCGCATCATCCGTGAGATCTGGCGCAACGGGCAGCCCGACATCCTGGGCACCGGCACCCTGGGCCGTGTCCACTACTACTGA